In Vibrio neptunius, the following are encoded in one genomic region:
- the lamB gene encoding maltoporin LamB gives MKKVSLIAAAVATTLAAGSAFAVDFNGYFRAGTGISDNTGGDVSVSKHGIGRLGNENDNYYEFGFAEELKTGEQTWRVESMLAKGDDDGKSGWEAGDINVAQFAVKAKGLIASDKEATMWAGKTYYQRKDIHITDFYFLNTSGTGGGIENLSVGNQKLSVAIIQDGEVTTNDVKQSAGYILDTRLANIGLWEDASLELALAYNFSTETADGTEAADDGLLASAIIHQGMSNGFNQTVLQYGTNGYGLQAANFWGSGAYYKRGNDSQNDASGYRLINWGVMNLGENWEMGHQLAYLAGSDIGNDTTSSKFDIDQYSVVVRPMYKWNDTMRTIFEAGVNSGEKINSAGTATEDFGNTKLTVAQGWAMGDSFWARPELRVYGSYITDTENDNAFGTGEDSEYVVGVQVEAWW, from the coding sequence ATGAAAAAAGTAAGTTTAATTGCTGCCGCAGTGGCGACAACATTAGCAGCTGGTTCTGCTTTTGCGGTCGATTTCAATGGTTATTTCCGTGCTGGTACTGGCATCAGTGACAATACGGGCGGTGATGTCTCTGTAAGCAAACATGGTATCGGTCGCCTCGGTAACGAAAACGACAACTACTACGAGTTTGGTTTTGCAGAAGAGCTGAAAACAGGTGAACAAACTTGGCGCGTTGAGTCAATGTTAGCGAAAGGTGATGATGATGGTAAATCAGGCTGGGAAGCTGGAGATATAAACGTCGCACAGTTCGCTGTGAAAGCAAAAGGCCTGATTGCATCAGATAAAGAAGCAACCATGTGGGCGGGTAAAACGTATTACCAACGTAAAGATATCCACATCACTGACTTCTACTTCCTAAACACGTCTGGTACTGGTGGTGGTATTGAAAACCTTTCAGTAGGTAACCAAAAGCTTTCTGTTGCGATTATTCAAGATGGTGAAGTGACAACAAACGATGTAAAACAGTCTGCTGGTTATATTCTAGATACACGTCTTGCAAATATTGGCCTTTGGGAAGATGCATCTCTTGAACTAGCACTAGCTTACAACTTTTCTACAGAAACAGCTGACGGCACTGAAGCGGCAGATGACGGTCTACTAGCGTCTGCGATCATCCATCAAGGTATGTCTAACGGCTTTAACCAAACAGTACTTCAATACGGCACCAATGGTTATGGTCTTCAAGCAGCTAACTTCTGGGGATCTGGTGCATATTACAAGCGTGGTAATGATTCACAGAATGACGCATCTGGTTACCGTTTGATCAACTGGGGTGTCATGAACCTCGGTGAAAACTGGGAAATGGGCCACCAGCTAGCTTACCTAGCAGGTAGTGACATCGGTAACGATACCACCTCTTCTAAGTTTGACATTGACCAGTACTCGGTCGTTGTTCGCCCTATGTATAAGTGGAACGACACAATGCGTACTATCTTTGAAGCGGGTGTAAACTCAGGTGAGAAGATCAACTCTGCAGGTACTGCGACTGAAGATTTCGGCAATACTAAACTGACTGTGGCTCAAGGTTGGGCGATGGGTGACAGCTTCTGGGCACGTCCAGAACTGCGTGTCTACGGTTCTTACATCACTGATACAGAAAACGACAACGCATTTGGTACTGGCGAAGACTCTGAATACGTTGTTGGTGTTCAGGTAGAAGCTTGGTGGTAA
- the glgX gene encoding glycogen debranching protein GlgX, with amino-acid sequence MPCSRPYPLGATLNHEGCNFAIHAPKNKTLLLALFDESNNYQTYPLTHEYAGIKHTFVSGIKAGQKYGFIVDDKENRRLISDPYAKSLDKPLFYSIPFNSAKSFELAKSIVTDDKFDWQDVAKPHRPREEMVLFETHVKGVTKLNPDVHPEHQGRYLGLVSEAMLKFYKQQNINTLQLLPIAACMHEPHLLEMDKVNYWGYNPYVFMAPDPRYADKDAVFELKTAIRELHRHGIEVILDVVYNHTAEGDERGPVFNLKALDDRYYFKHGEHFANFTGCGNTLDLSYQPTLNLVMDTLRYWVEEYQIDGFRFDLAATLGREGENFNTHSGFFKAVAQDPVLKEVKLIAEPWDIGPNGYQVGNFPFGWNECNDRLRDITRSFWRGDQGYLKEFATRLMGSRDLYSAANWPYKLTVNYITYHDGFSMQDLVSYRQKHNEANGEQNRDGHGDNRSDNYGVEGDTENPTIIDKREKQKRNFMASLLFAFGIPHILTADVLSHSQKGNNNAYCQDNELSWLNWQPSLKKEEFKSWLANMVQARQTYMVPFIRAFSGENRNDNRIHWRRIDGTFMDHDDWNQLCSVALQLGIGQKGDELFYCINQTSAPARFSLPYENDQQWIMVCNTDNHKLHQTIDQKQVLIAPCSMAIFHSRA; translated from the coding sequence ATGCCTTGTTCTCGCCCCTATCCACTGGGTGCCACGTTGAATCACGAAGGCTGTAACTTCGCGATTCACGCGCCTAAGAATAAAACACTGTTACTTGCGCTTTTTGATGAAAGCAATAATTACCAAACCTATCCGTTAACACACGAATATGCGGGTATAAAACACACTTTTGTTTCTGGTATCAAAGCAGGTCAGAAATATGGATTTATTGTTGATGACAAAGAAAATCGACGATTGATTTCCGATCCATATGCCAAGTCGTTAGATAAGCCCCTTTTTTATTCTATTCCCTTTAATTCGGCAAAAAGTTTTGAGTTAGCTAAAAGCATCGTCACCGATGACAAGTTCGATTGGCAAGACGTGGCCAAACCACACCGCCCTCGCGAAGAGATGGTACTGTTTGAAACCCATGTCAAAGGTGTCACCAAGCTCAATCCAGACGTACATCCAGAGCATCAAGGGCGATACCTAGGGTTAGTCAGTGAAGCCATGCTCAAGTTCTATAAACAGCAGAACATCAATACTTTACAGTTGCTACCAATAGCAGCCTGTATGCATGAACCGCACCTCCTTGAGATGGATAAAGTAAACTATTGGGGCTACAACCCTTATGTTTTTATGGCGCCTGATCCTCGCTATGCAGACAAGGATGCGGTGTTCGAGTTAAAAACAGCAATTAGAGAACTACACCGTCACGGAATCGAAGTCATTCTTGATGTGGTTTACAACCATACGGCAGAAGGCGATGAAAGAGGCCCAGTGTTTAACTTAAAAGCCTTGGATGATCGTTACTACTTTAAGCACGGCGAACATTTTGCGAATTTTACGGGTTGCGGGAACACCCTTGACTTATCATACCAACCGACGCTCAATCTAGTAATGGATACTTTGAGGTATTGGGTCGAAGAATACCAGATTGATGGGTTCCGTTTTGATCTTGCTGCTACCTTGGGTCGTGAGGGTGAAAACTTCAATACACACTCAGGGTTCTTCAAAGCGGTTGCACAAGATCCCGTTCTCAAAGAGGTCAAGCTTATTGCCGAACCATGGGATATAGGACCCAACGGCTATCAGGTCGGGAACTTTCCTTTTGGTTGGAACGAGTGCAACGACAGATTACGAGATATCACCCGCAGTTTCTGGCGCGGCGACCAAGGCTATCTAAAAGAGTTCGCTACCCGTCTGATGGGGTCTCGTGACTTATACAGTGCAGCTAACTGGCCTTATAAACTGACCGTTAACTACATTACCTATCATGATGGTTTCTCAATGCAGGATCTGGTCTCCTACCGTCAGAAACACAATGAAGCAAACGGCGAACAAAACCGAGATGGTCACGGGGACAATCGCTCCGATAACTATGGTGTGGAAGGTGATACTGAAAACCCAACCATCATAGACAAACGCGAAAAACAAAAGCGTAACTTTATGGCTAGCCTGCTATTCGCTTTTGGTATTCCGCATATACTGACCGCTGACGTGCTCTCTCATAGCCAAAAAGGCAACAACAATGCCTATTGTCAAGACAATGAGTTAAGTTGGCTAAATTGGCAGCCTTCTCTAAAAAAAGAGGAGTTCAAATCTTGGTTGGCAAACATGGTTCAGGCACGACAAACCTACATGGTTCCATTTATTCGAGCTTTCAGTGGTGAAAATAGAAACGACAATCGCATCCATTGGCGACGTATTGACGGTACCTTCATGGATCACGATGATTGGAATCAGCTTTGCTCAGTTGCCCTTCAGTTAGGCATTGGCCAAAAAGGGGATGAATTGTTCTATTGCATCAACCAAACCAGTGCACCAGCGCGCTTCAGTTTGCCGTATGAGAATGATCAGCAGTGGATCATGGTATGCAATACTGACAACCACAAGTTGCATCAAACTATTGATCAAAAGCAAGTCCTCATCGCACCATGTTCAATGGCTATCTTCCATTCGCGGGCCTAA
- a CDS encoding glycerol kinase, translating into MAEKISTTAIAKLRQTDARQLFQELKLAGYINRSEDSWVLTELGEKFGGEYVQHQKFGHFIVWPENLLIDTAATSGKPLSATQIGERFFLNAKKINQLLQELGWLQKVDAGWEVTLNGLKVGGYQRQDKDTGNHFVVWHDSIVRNKRLKQSVIEFSGQDAEAHSTDKSISSFRQKFEAKHRTLDGHYVRTKGELKIDNWLYMNGIVHAYDRQLPIDEDVLSDFYLPTGKVYLQFWGRDNGAFPEKEKASIKKIYEDHQFDLIEVTSEDIDNLDDVLPVKLREFGISAY; encoded by the coding sequence ATGGCTGAAAAAATCTCCACGACTGCGATAGCAAAGTTACGTCAAACTGACGCTAGGCAGTTGTTTCAGGAGCTTAAGCTGGCAGGTTATATCAATCGTTCAGAGGATTCGTGGGTTTTAACTGAGCTCGGAGAAAAATTTGGCGGAGAGTATGTCCAGCATCAGAAGTTTGGCCATTTTATCGTCTGGCCAGAAAACCTTCTGATAGACACTGCCGCCACAAGCGGTAAGCCTTTAAGTGCGACTCAAATCGGAGAGCGTTTCTTCCTCAATGCGAAAAAAATCAACCAACTCCTTCAGGAGCTGGGCTGGTTGCAAAAGGTCGACGCTGGTTGGGAAGTCACGCTCAATGGCCTGAAAGTCGGTGGCTATCAGCGACAAGATAAAGACACAGGCAATCATTTTGTTGTTTGGCATGACTCAATTGTGCGCAATAAGCGCCTTAAGCAATCCGTCATAGAATTTTCAGGTCAGGATGCCGAAGCGCACTCAACAGATAAATCGATATCTAGCTTCCGACAAAAATTCGAAGCTAAACACCGAACTCTCGATGGACACTATGTACGCACCAAAGGCGAGTTAAAGATCGACAACTGGCTTTATATGAATGGTATTGTTCATGCTTATGATCGTCAGTTACCGATTGATGAAGATGTGCTGAGTGATTTTTACTTACCTACTGGCAAAGTCTATCTACAATTTTGGGGGCGCGACAATGGTGCTTTTCCAGAGAAAGAAAAAGCCAGCATCAAAAAAATATATGAAGACCACCAATTTGACTTAATTGAAGTAACGTCTGAAGACATCGATAATCTTGATGATGTGCTACCAGTGAAACTAAGAGAGTTTGGTATTTCTGCCTATTAA
- a CDS encoding right-handed parallel beta-helix repeat-containing protein, whose translation MASIIRQHAPVPKLGQFNMKILLLFTLALFSLPSICQDRVFRLDQFGAVGNDSKDDSQAIQTALSSLNPGDILVFPPGVYDVCQTLYLTNTEQISLIGSQGSVLRKCSDFVGEYLLYIKEAQGMFISGIHFLGLNNGDVNQVWGEQGVYLASTSESHLSNNTFENFGDAALRVTTGPNPTDSPSQNAILFANTFRNCGQVTTTQATQGSNVPGTQNITFEYNLFQGCTLKLSSRKQVEDATVFHNTFRNISSTALEISYYTNVTVKDNKFDNISGFIMNVFPNTRAEQPVDWGNIDFQHNDIFDSTMGIRLQSFSAKESPTRSVENISISHNRFSNITCEGTSENKYKKIIRTYSQNSGYSFKNVNIIGNQYDEGSECDFLSIDTVSGNIKVEENKKTIKVDGN comes from the coding sequence ATGGCATCCATAATTCGACAACACGCACCGGTGCCCAAGCTAGGTCAGTTTAATATGAAAATACTGTTGCTATTCACTCTTGCTCTATTCTCTCTACCCTCGATTTGTCAGGACAGGGTGTTTCGTTTAGATCAATTTGGTGCCGTCGGCAACGATTCTAAGGATGATAGCCAAGCGATTCAGACGGCGCTCTCTTCTCTCAATCCAGGCGACATTCTGGTTTTCCCTCCAGGGGTATACGACGTATGTCAAACACTATACTTAACCAACACCGAGCAAATTTCCTTAATTGGTAGTCAGGGTTCAGTATTACGTAAGTGCTCTGATTTCGTTGGCGAATATCTGCTGTATATCAAAGAAGCTCAAGGTATGTTCATTAGTGGCATTCATTTTCTCGGCCTCAATAATGGCGATGTGAATCAGGTCTGGGGAGAACAAGGAGTTTACCTTGCCAGTACATCTGAATCTCACTTATCGAATAATACCTTTGAGAACTTCGGCGATGCTGCCTTGCGAGTAACGACAGGACCCAATCCTACAGACTCACCCTCACAAAATGCGATCTTGTTCGCCAACACGTTTCGCAACTGTGGTCAGGTCACAACGACCCAAGCAACGCAAGGCTCCAATGTCCCCGGCACACAAAACATCACGTTCGAATATAATCTATTTCAGGGATGTACTCTTAAATTATCGAGCCGAAAGCAAGTTGAAGACGCAACGGTTTTCCATAATACTTTCAGAAACATAAGCAGTACTGCATTAGAAATCAGCTATTACACTAATGTCACAGTGAAAGACAACAAATTCGACAATATCTCCGGCTTTATTATGAATGTGTTCCCAAACACACGAGCAGAGCAACCTGTGGATTGGGGAAATATTGATTTCCAGCACAACGACATTTTTGATAGTACCATGGGCATCCGGTTACAAAGTTTTTCAGCTAAAGAATCACCAACTAGATCCGTTGAGAATATTTCTATATCACACAATCGTTTTTCTAATATCACTTGCGAAGGAACTAGTGAAAATAAATATAAAAAAATAATTCGAACTTATAGTCAGAATAGCGGCTATTCTTTTAAAAACGTTAATATTATCGGTAACCAATATGATGAAGGTTCGGAGTGTGATTTTTTATCGATTGATACTGTATCTGGAAATATTAAAGTAGAAGAAAATAAGAAAACAATAAAAGTCGATGGAAATTAA
- a CDS encoding RbmA protein, whose translation MKKLCIALLSGSLAFSTPLSVFAVESKVANEEFLLDAQIQLSKNEIPTEGGYLSANINLTNIGDEEADLKYWVSVTGPKGIVFPAKAVVGVNSSEFDSENIEEGSALHIERGIWVREYMDDGLYKVAVEGVNVKTGKTFSKSESFAKGVSIEQPATIDGLILESYVVNDTTYPSEGGYLILDLQAHNTRTEAANIEFWVTAIGPDGLAIPVHARVLETVPALEELSIIRGFTLDASYPDGEYTIVPQLYDVDSGQRVEGALKVYKGNAVVK comes from the coding sequence ATGAAAAAACTATGTATTGCTCTACTTTCGGGTAGTTTAGCGTTCAGCACTCCTTTATCTGTCTTTGCTGTAGAGAGTAAAGTGGCGAACGAAGAATTTCTCCTTGATGCACAAATTCAGCTTTCAAAAAATGAGATACCGACAGAAGGTGGTTATTTATCTGCAAATATTAACTTAACAAATATTGGCGATGAAGAGGCTGACCTTAAGTATTGGGTATCTGTCACAGGGCCTAAAGGTATAGTGTTTCCTGCCAAAGCTGTTGTCGGCGTTAATAGTTCTGAATTTGACAGTGAAAATATTGAAGAAGGTTCGGCGTTGCATATTGAGCGTGGTATTTGGGTGCGTGAATATATGGATGACGGCCTATATAAAGTGGCAGTAGAAGGCGTTAACGTAAAGACTGGCAAAACGTTTTCAAAATCAGAGAGCTTTGCTAAAGGTGTGAGTATTGAACAACCAGCTACAATCGACGGCTTGATACTTGAGTCCTATGTTGTCAACGATACCACTTACCCAAGTGAAGGTGGCTATTTGATTCTTGATCTCCAAGCTCATAATACCAGAACGGAAGCGGCTAACATTGAGTTCTGGGTTACCGCAATTGGCCCTGATGGTTTAGCGATTCCTGTTCATGCTCGAGTGTTGGAAACGGTCCCCGCTTTGGAAGAGCTCAGTATTATTCGCGGATTTACTTTAGACGCGAGCTATCCAGACGGCGAGTACACTATAGTACCGCAACTGTATGATGTAGATAGCGGTCAGCGTGTTGAAGGCGCTCTTAAAGTATATAAAGGTAACGCTGTTGTAAAATAG
- a CDS encoding WecB/TagA/CpsF family glycosyltransferase, translated as MSRVTFLGSPMDTMTMAQTVESIKHRIETGTFTQHVVVNVAKLVNMKKDQELAQSVTECDIINIDGMGVVWGARFVGHKIPERVAGVDLFHNLNAMAETEAFPVFFLGAKQDVVEKTAQVMQAKHPELNIAGYHHGYFWDNEEALVKKIKQSGAKLLFVAITSPKKENFINKWRDELGVDFVMGVGGTFDVVAGKVNRAPVWMQNAGLEWFYRVIQEPRRMWKRYLVTNSKFAFLLLKERFGK; from the coding sequence ATGAGTCGAGTGACATTCTTGGGCAGTCCAATGGACACAATGACCATGGCACAAACCGTTGAATCGATTAAACATCGTATTGAAACCGGAACGTTTACTCAACATGTGGTTGTCAATGTTGCCAAGTTAGTCAACATGAAAAAAGATCAGGAGCTGGCACAATCTGTGACCGAGTGTGACATCATCAATATTGATGGTATGGGGGTTGTATGGGGTGCACGATTTGTTGGTCATAAGATTCCTGAGCGCGTTGCGGGTGTGGATCTGTTTCATAACCTCAATGCCATGGCGGAAACGGAAGCGTTCCCTGTGTTTTTCCTGGGAGCAAAACAAGACGTGGTAGAGAAGACGGCTCAAGTTATGCAGGCCAAGCACCCAGAGCTTAATATCGCGGGATACCACCACGGCTATTTTTGGGATAACGAAGAAGCTTTAGTCAAAAAGATCAAACAGTCCGGGGCAAAATTGCTGTTTGTGGCCATCACATCGCCAAAGAAAGAAAACTTCATTAATAAATGGCGCGATGAACTAGGTGTTGACTTCGTGATGGGCGTAGGTGGGACATTTGATGTGGTTGCTGGCAAAGTCAATCGAGCCCCAGTCTGGATGCAAAACGCTGGTTTGGAGTGGTTTTACCGAGTGATTCAAGAGCCAAGAAGAATGTGGAAGCGTTATTTGGTGACAAATTCAAAGTTTGCTTTTTTGTTACTGAAAGAGCGTTTTGGTAAATAA
- a CDS encoding aspartate-semialdehyde dehydrogenase — protein MINDIRCSLLDDAINNDFAGFDPFDGLNARLFDTFPRLRNSLFGLAWIQMFKRSNVNMRHFLGVLKKRNPKGVALFISGMLEQYQANQETRLLEEAQKLADWLMENQCSAETWGASCWGYHFDWKARAFFVPKGKPNVISTIYVSRALFDLGKLINNQRYVDAACSSADFIVEHLYTEDQQRQFFAYIPGEKAFVHNASLWAAAWVGFVGSETANAKYQELARTVAWQSVNEQSADGSWVYGARSHHQFIDGFHTGYNLEALYELKHSLQTDEFDESIDHGLAYYKTHLFEADGTAKYYHNNRYPLDPHSVAQAAITLIKVGGTQKDLDMAGQVLNWSVQELYLSDKKQFVYQKTARTTNTINYVRWTQAWMYLSMSIYLKNHKGEKS, from the coding sequence ATGATCAATGACATTCGTTGTTCACTTTTAGACGACGCGATTAACAATGACTTTGCAGGTTTTGATCCATTTGACGGATTAAATGCTCGTCTTTTCGATACTTTCCCGCGTTTACGCAATTCACTATTCGGCCTTGCATGGATTCAGATGTTCAAACGCTCGAATGTTAATATGCGCCACTTTCTGGGAGTTCTGAAAAAGCGCAACCCGAAAGGGGTTGCTTTATTTATCTCAGGGATGCTAGAGCAATATCAGGCTAATCAGGAGACTCGCTTACTTGAAGAAGCTCAGAAACTAGCCGACTGGTTGATGGAGAATCAGTGCAGTGCAGAAACATGGGGCGCTTCCTGCTGGGGATACCACTTTGACTGGAAAGCACGGGCCTTTTTTGTACCCAAGGGTAAACCCAACGTCATATCAACCATCTACGTAAGCAGAGCGTTGTTCGACCTTGGAAAACTGATCAACAACCAACGCTATGTTGATGCGGCATGTTCCAGTGCGGATTTTATTGTTGAGCACTTATACACAGAAGATCAGCAACGCCAATTTTTTGCCTATATTCCGGGAGAAAAAGCGTTTGTTCATAACGCGAGTCTGTGGGCCGCAGCATGGGTTGGGTTTGTTGGTTCTGAAACCGCCAATGCTAAATATCAAGAGCTTGCGCGAACGGTTGCTTGGCAAAGTGTTAACGAGCAGTCTGCTGATGGTAGTTGGGTGTACGGTGCTCGCAGTCACCATCAGTTTATTGATGGTTTTCATACTGGTTATAACCTCGAAGCGTTGTACGAACTGAAACATTCACTGCAAACCGACGAGTTTGACGAGTCGATTGACCATGGACTGGCTTATTACAAAACGCACCTTTTTGAAGCAGATGGGACTGCAAAATACTACCATAATAACCGGTATCCACTTGACCCCCACTCAGTCGCTCAAGCAGCGATCACCTTGATTAAGGTAGGGGGAACGCAAAAAGATTTGGACATGGCAGGTCAAGTACTCAACTGGTCTGTCCAAGAGCTTTACCTCTCAGACAAAAAACAATTTGTTTATCAAAAGACCGCCCGTACAACCAACACGATTAACTATGTACGGTGGACTCAAGCTTGGATGTACTTGTCGATGAGTATTTATTTAAAGAACCACAAAGGAGAAAAGTCATGA
- a CDS encoding glycosyltransferase family 4 protein: MKKTINLTIATDIKGQGGIATVLSVYHQSGFFADNAVRLIATHSTNNRLGGVGALLLYINALIKVLFYFVFYRVGLTHIHVASRGSYLRKSVLVRLIKVLGGKVILHLHGAEFRDFYANECDENRKKHIRDTFEMSDVVIVLSSQWIDWARETFRRSEHFQLVYNAVPSLELNASATSSSTISFLGRVGERKGVHDLLTAMVRVKQQCPDAKLVIGGDGEVEKYRAMARDLGLESHVEFLGWVSGHHKLDLLRQTQIYCLPSYNEGFPMGVLEAMSAGIAVVSTYAGGIPDAISHGKEGTLVEAGDSEALADALIELLTNQEMNQHYTQNAKQKFDQHFSVQAIIPQVQRIYDAVLRQRSRA; encoded by the coding sequence TTGAAAAAAACCATCAATCTGACCATTGCGACTGACATTAAAGGACAGGGTGGAATTGCAACGGTCTTGAGTGTTTATCATCAATCCGGTTTTTTTGCTGACAATGCGGTAAGACTGATCGCTACTCATTCTACCAATAATCGACTGGGTGGCGTTGGAGCATTGCTGCTTTATATCAACGCATTGATTAAAGTTTTGTTCTACTTTGTGTTTTATCGCGTTGGATTAACCCACATTCATGTTGCCTCAAGAGGAAGCTACTTACGCAAATCAGTACTTGTGCGATTGATTAAAGTGCTGGGTGGTAAAGTGATCTTGCACTTACACGGCGCTGAGTTTCGTGATTTCTATGCGAATGAGTGCGATGAAAATAGAAAGAAACACATTCGTGACACTTTTGAAATGTCAGATGTGGTGATTGTTCTATCTTCTCAGTGGATTGACTGGGCGAGAGAGACTTTTCGTCGTTCGGAGCATTTCCAGTTGGTGTATAACGCCGTGCCATCACTTGAGCTTAATGCTTCCGCTACTTCTTCATCAACCATCAGCTTTCTAGGAAGAGTGGGTGAGCGCAAGGGCGTTCATGACCTCCTCACAGCCATGGTTAGAGTCAAACAGCAATGCCCTGACGCTAAGCTTGTGATCGGAGGAGATGGCGAAGTTGAAAAGTACCGTGCGATGGCACGGGATTTAGGGCTTGAATCCCATGTAGAGTTTTTGGGATGGGTTTCTGGTCACCACAAGCTCGACTTACTGAGACAGACTCAAATTTATTGCCTGCCTAGCTACAACGAAGGATTTCCAATGGGCGTGTTGGAGGCGATGTCGGCTGGTATTGCCGTAGTGTCCACTTACGCTGGTGGTATTCCTGATGCGATATCTCATGGCAAGGAGGGCACTCTCGTAGAAGCTGGGGACTCAGAGGCCTTGGCTGATGCGCTTATTGAACTACTGACTAATCAAGAAATGAATCAACATTATACCCAAAATGCGAAACAGAAATTCGATCAGCACTTTTCTGTACAAGCAATCATTCCTCAGGTGCAGCGTATTTATGATGCCGTGCTTCGCCAAAGGAGCCGCGCATGA
- a CDS encoding serine acetyltransferase: protein MPNAIVLYRIARWFYLKKVPIIPEIFQLFIFVIYGSRVSAKCQIGKGSMFAYKGMGVLLHDRTVIGEMCSIGVGCKTAGKGPYREVPRIGHRVYLGPNSILIGPIIVGDNAIIGANSVVTKSVPEGAIVGGVPAKIIGWVKDNDYDIHDNRSDVEGTAPFLQDLRG from the coding sequence ATGCCTAATGCTATCGTTCTATATCGCATCGCACGTTGGTTCTATCTAAAAAAAGTACCGATAATTCCCGAAATATTTCAGCTATTTATATTCGTTATATATGGAAGTCGAGTCTCTGCCAAGTGTCAGATTGGTAAAGGGAGCATGTTTGCTTACAAAGGGATGGGCGTATTACTTCATGACCGAACGGTGATTGGAGAAATGTGCAGCATAGGTGTCGGTTGCAAAACAGCGGGTAAAGGCCCTTATCGAGAGGTACCTCGAATAGGTCATCGTGTTTATCTTGGCCCCAATAGCATACTCATTGGCCCAATTATTGTTGGTGACAATGCGATCATCGGCGCAAATAGTGTGGTGACAAAAAGCGTCCCAGAAGGTGCCATTGTTGGTGGGGTTCCAGCCAAAATTATTGGCTGGGTAAAAGACAACGATTATGACATTCATGACAATCGTTCTGACGTTGAAGGGACAGCACCATTCCTTCAGGACCTCCGTGGCTAG